TCATCAAGGAAAAATTCCCCGCGAAATACCAAAACAGCCCCTTTTTGCTCAACTTCAGTCGCTTCCATTCCGTGCAGATAATCTTCATGTTGACGAATAATCTCATTGGCCTCTGCCAATAATTTATTACGTTCAATAGGTGCTGTGTTTCCAAACATTATATCTCCTCACAACAATCATATTTCCTCAGAACAAGGTAATTTCTCTTACCTATTCTACTGCGGGTTAGCATTTGTTCGCAAACCGACTAAGGTTTATTCGAGCTACTGATGGGTTTGTCATCACAATTGGATAAATTCAGATTCCGAGCTAATTAGGTTGCGTGTCGCTTTTTATCAGGTACAGTGTGGGATTTTATACTATTAGGTGGAAGGTTTTGTTGACGCCATGAGGCAGAATTCGCTGCTGTTACACTGGGCGCAGACAAAGATTTTGACAGATCGTCAACTGAGTTTCGAAAAGCGCTTTTATGGCTCCGATCAAAAAAACAGGTTGATCTCCTGAAAAAGTACCGCAATATAAAAAAGAGATTCAGAATGCCGCGGTACGGCAAGATAAAAACCTTCTTTTAGAAGAAATAATTTAGGTAAAGGTAATTATGGGTAAAGCTCTCGTAATAGTTGAGTCCCCGGCAAAAGCCAAAACTATTAATAAATACTTAGGGAATAACTACGTGGTTAAGTCCAGCGTCGGTCACATTCGTGATTTGCCGACCAGTGGCTCAGCCAGTAAGAAGAGCGCTAACTCAACTGAAGATAAAGCCAAGAAAGCCGGCAAGCCCAAAACTAAAGTAAAGAAAGACGAAAAGGTTGCATTAGTTAATCGCATGGGCGTCGATCCTTATCATGGCTGGAAAGCGCAGTATGAAATTTTGCCCGGTAAAGAAAAAGTGGTTGCCGAGCTGAAAGCATTAGCCGAAAACGCTGATCACATCTATCTCGCAACCGACCTTGACCGCGAAGGAGAGGCAATTGCCTGGCATTTGCGGGAAGTGATTGGTGGTGACGATAAGCGTTTTAGTCGAGTGGTGTTTAACGAAATCACGAAGAATGCTATCCAACAGGCATTTAATCAACCGGGTGAATTGAATATCAACCGGGTGAATGCCCAGCAAGCCCGTCGCTTTATGGACCGGGTTGTGGGTTATATGGTTTCTCCACTGTTGTGGAAAAAGATTGCACGTGGCCTGTCCGCTGGGCGCGTACAATCGGTCGCGGTACGTTTGGTCGTTGAACGTGAGCGGGATATTAAAGCATTCGTTCCTGAAGAGTATTGGGAATTGCATGCCGATTTGCTGGCGAAAGGTGAAGTTCCTATACAAATGGAAGTCACCCATGCTCACAATAAGCCGTTTAAACCCGTCAATCGTGAGCAGACCCACGCCGCGCTTAAACTGCTGGAAAACGCCCGTTATAAAGTGCTGGATCGCGAAGATAAACCGACCAGCAGCAAGCCCGGTGCACCATTTATTACTTCTACCTTGCAGCAGGCTGCCAGTACCCGCCTGAGCTTTGGTGTGAAGAAAACCATGATGATGGCGCAGCGCTTGTATGAAGCTGGGCATATCACCTATATGCGTACTGATTCCACCAACTTAAGTCAGGATGCTCTGACTATGGTGCGCGGTTATATTGGTGATAATTTTGGCGATAAATACTTGCCATCTGCACCGAATCAATACAGCAGCAAAGAAAATTCACAAGAAGCGCATGAAGCCATTCGTCCGTCTGATGTGAATGTGCTGGCTGAGCAGCTAAAAGATATGGAAGCTGACGCCCAGAAGCTTTATCAGCTGATTTGGCGTCAGTTTGTGGCTTGCCAGATGACGCCAGCCAAGTATGACTCCACCACGCTGACGGTACAGGCTGGCGATTTCCAACTGCGAGCTAAAGGTCGTACTTTACGCTTTGATGGTTGGACCAAGGTGATGCCAGCATTGCGCAAAGGCGATGAAGACCGAACCTTGCCAGTGATCGAAGTGGGCAGTGAGTTGGATTTACAAAAACTGATCCCAAGCCAGCACTTCACCAAACCGCCGGCGCGTTACAGCGAAGCGTCATTGGTAAAAGAACTGGAAAAACGGGGCATTGGCCGCCCGTCTACTTATGCGTCGATTATCTCGACCATTCAGGACCGTGGTTATGTCCGGGTAGAAAACCGCCGTTTCTATGCCGAGAAAATGGGGGAGATCGTCACCGACCGTCTGGAAGAAAACTTCCGCGAGTTGATGAATTACGACTTTACCGCGCGTATGGAAAGTGGCCTGGACCAGGTTGCTAATGATCAGGCTGAGTGGAAGGCTGTGCTGGACGGCTTCTTTGCTGAGTTCAGTGAGCAGCTTGAAAAGGCTGAAAAAGATCCTGAAGAGGGCGGTATGCGCCCGAATCAAATGGTCATGACCAGCATCGATTGCCCAACCTGTGGTCGTCAGATGGGGATTCGCACTGCCAGTACTGGGGTATTCCTCGGTTGTTCTGGCTATGCATTGCCGCCGAAAGAGCGCTGCAAAACCACCATCAATCTGGTGCCGGAAGCTGAAATTCTTAATATCCTGGAAGGCGATGATGCAGAAACTAACGCATTACGCGCCAAACGTCGTTGTCAGAAGTGTGGCACGGCAATGGATAGTTATCTAATTGATAACCAACGTAAGTTACATGTTTGTGGTAATAACCCGACATGTGATGGTTATGAGATTGAAGAAGGCGAGTTCCGTATCAAAGGGTATGAAGGCCCGATTGTTGAGTGCGAGAAATGTGGTTCTGAAATGCATCTGAAAATGGGGCGTTTTGGTAAGTACATGGGTTGTACCAATG
The sequence above is drawn from the Yersinia enterocolitica subsp. enterocolitica genome and encodes:
- a CDS encoding YciN family protein, whose product is MFGNTAPIERNKLLAEANEIIRQHEDYLHGMEATEVEQKGAVLVFRGEFFLDEEGLPTAKTTAVFNMFKHLAHVLSAKYHLID
- the topA gene encoding type I DNA topoisomerase, coding for MGKALVIVESPAKAKTINKYLGNNYVVKSSVGHIRDLPTSGSASKKSANSTEDKAKKAGKPKTKVKKDEKVALVNRMGVDPYHGWKAQYEILPGKEKVVAELKALAENADHIYLATDLDREGEAIAWHLREVIGGDDKRFSRVVFNEITKNAIQQAFNQPGELNINRVNAQQARRFMDRVVGYMVSPLLWKKIARGLSAGRVQSVAVRLVVERERDIKAFVPEEYWELHADLLAKGEVPIQMEVTHAHNKPFKPVNREQTHAALKLLENARYKVLDREDKPTSSKPGAPFITSTLQQAASTRLSFGVKKTMMMAQRLYEAGHITYMRTDSTNLSQDALTMVRGYIGDNFGDKYLPSAPNQYSSKENSQEAHEAIRPSDVNVLAEQLKDMEADAQKLYQLIWRQFVACQMTPAKYDSTTLTVQAGDFQLRAKGRTLRFDGWTKVMPALRKGDEDRTLPVIEVGSELDLQKLIPSQHFTKPPARYSEASLVKELEKRGIGRPSTYASIISTIQDRGYVRVENRRFYAEKMGEIVTDRLEENFRELMNYDFTARMESGLDQVANDQAEWKAVLDGFFAEFSEQLEKAEKDPEEGGMRPNQMVMTSIDCPTCGRQMGIRTASTGVFLGCSGYALPPKERCKTTINLVPEAEILNILEGDDAETNALRAKRRCQKCGTAMDSYLIDNQRKLHVCGNNPTCDGYEIEEGEFRIKGYEGPIVECEKCGSEMHLKMGRFGKYMGCTNDECKNTRKILRSGEVAPPKEDPVPLPELPCEKSDAYFVLRDGAAGVFLAANTFPKSRETRAPLVEELVRFKDRLPEKLRYLADAPVTDNEGNKTLVRFSRKTKQQYVSSEKEGKATGWSAFYIDGKWVEAKK